Proteins from a single region of Pseudomonadota bacterium:
- a CDS encoding disulfide bond formation protein B, with protein MSGIVTSVLDRPRLIGLLLALASAAMLGGAFYFQHVEGLAPCPLCIAQRWAHAVVLVIGLILALGVGGKRLGRPWLAALTLALLGSAGIAAYHVGVELHWIESAFCGVSDGANTIEDLKAQLWETDVVRCDEVPWSLFGISMAGYNLLISLVLAAVALFATVRPRPKGDVWQAQPNQNA; from the coding sequence ATGAGCGGTATCGTCACATCGGTTCTGGACCGGCCGCGCCTGATCGGCCTATTGCTGGCGCTGGCCAGCGCGGCCATGTTGGGCGGCGCATTCTATTTTCAGCATGTCGAAGGATTGGCGCCCTGCCCGCTGTGCATCGCGCAGCGTTGGGCACACGCGGTGGTGCTGGTGATCGGCCTGATCCTGGCGCTGGGCGTCGGCGGCAAGCGGCTCGGCCGGCCCTGGCTCGCGGCACTGACCCTGGCGCTTCTGGGCAGCGCCGGCATCGCGGCCTATCACGTCGGTGTCGAGCTGCACTGGATCGAAAGCGCGTTTTGCGGTGTCAGCGATGGCGCCAACACGATCGAGGATTTGAAAGCCCAGCTTTGGGAGACCGATGTGGTGCGCTGCGACGAGGTGCCGTGGTCCCTGTTCGGCATTTCCATGGCCGGCTACAATCTCCTGATCTCGCTGGTGCTGGCGGCAGTCGCGCTGTTCGCGACCGTTCGTCCGCGTCCCAAGGGTGATGTATGGCAAGCGCAACCAAACCAAAACGCCTGA
- a CDS encoding demethoxyubiquinone hydroxylase family protein → MASATKPKRLTGQDRLPGDPDPKATVEAMIRVDHAGEYGARRIYDGQLAVLGRNAAGGSIKHMADQEAEHLETFDKMIVERRVRPTALAPVWHAAGFALGAATAMMGERAAMACTAAVEDVIDEHYAKQAEQLGDDEADLKATIEQFRADEREHHDTAIDHGAEQAPGYELLTGAIKSGTRLAIWLSTRV, encoded by the coding sequence ATGGCAAGCGCAACCAAACCAAAACGCCTGACCGGCCAGGACCGCCTGCCCGGCGATCCCGATCCCAAGGCCACGGTCGAGGCGATGATCCGCGTCGACCACGCCGGTGAGTACGGCGCGCGGCGCATCTATGACGGGCAGCTCGCCGTGCTCGGCAGGAACGCGGCCGGCGGCAGCATTAAGCATATGGCCGACCAGGAGGCCGAGCATCTGGAGACCTTCGACAAGATGATCGTCGAACGGCGCGTGCGCCCGACCGCCCTGGCGCCGGTCTGGCATGCCGCCGGTTTCGCGCTGGGCGCGGCGACCGCCATGATGGGCGAGCGCGCGGCGATGGCCTGCACCGCCGCCGTCGAGGACGTGATCGACGAACACTACGCCAAACAGGCCGAGCAGCTCGGCGACGACGAGGCGGACCTGAAGGCGACCATCGAACAGTTCCGCGCCGACGAGAGGGAACACCACGACACCGCCATCGACCACGGCGCTGAACAGGCGCCAGGCTACGAATTGCTGACCGGCGCCATCAAATCCGGCACCCGCCTCGCCATCTGGCTCTCGACGCGCGTGTAG